In bacterium, a single genomic region encodes these proteins:
- a CDS encoding acetate uptake transporter, whose amino-acid sequence MAEEGKPVLAVADPAPLGLGGFALTTFVLSAHNAGWAPDIVWIGLALFYGGAAQFLAGMWEFKNKNTFGATAFSTYGAFWFSLATFILLQLFGKGVPDNQLLPALGWFLLSFAIFNTYMMLWSTRANVAVFLVFLTLEVTEILLFIGFFSGSVSFIRLGGYVGIITALVAWYTSAAGVVNSMSPTPVLPVGGPLWAPPRVAQRPGSPLGARG is encoded by the coding sequence ATGGCGGAAGAAGGGAAGCCGGTTCTTGCCGTAGCTGATCCTGCGCCGCTCGGTCTAGGTGGATTCGCTCTCACGACGTTCGTCCTCAGTGCGCACAATGCGGGATGGGCTCCGGATATTGTGTGGATCGGCCTCGCGCTCTTCTACGGGGGAGCCGCCCAGTTTCTGGCAGGGATGTGGGAGTTCAAGAACAAGAACACGTTCGGCGCCACCGCGTTCTCGACGTACGGCGCCTTCTGGTTCAGCCTGGCCACGTTCATCCTGCTGCAGCTCTTCGGGAAGGGCGTACCGGACAACCAGCTGCTTCCGGCGCTGGGGTGGTTCCTGCTCTCGTTTGCCATCTTCAATACGTACATGATGCTCTGGAGCACCCGCGCCAACGTGGCCGTCTTCCTGGTGTTCCTGACCCTGGAGGTCACCGAAATCCTGCTCTTCATCGGATTCTTCTCAGGTTCTGTCAGCTTCATCCGGCTCGGCGGCTATGTCGGCATCATCACGGCTCTCGTCGCCTGGTACACGTCCGCGGCGGGCGTGGTCAACAGCATGTCGCCGACGCCAGTGCTCCCGGTCGGTGGACCGCTCTGGGCGCCGCCGCGGGTTGCCCAGCGGCCGG